CCGAAACGTATTCACCGCCCGCCATGGAAAGCGCGCCGGCGACCAACCCGGCGATTCCGGCCATCAGAATGGCGCCGTGGTCGGTGGTCGCGCCGGCGACTCCGACGACGATCCCCGCGACGGACACGATGCCGTCGTTGGCACCCAGCACTCCCGCACGCAGCCAGTTCAGGCGGCTGCCCAGGCTGTCGTGGTGGGGTTCGTGGGCATGCGCCTCGGCGGAGTCCCTCGTTTCGGTCACCCCGTCATTGAACCAGCCCGGGACGCCCGACCCGTAATAGCTGAGTCTTACCTAAACGTCCGCGGAACCTTCGCGGTAGATCTGCGCGGAACTGGTCCGGCCTTGCGTACACGGTAGATACCGGCGATGGTGAACCCCGCGAGCAGTGCGTCCAGATCGCACATGCGGGCACGCTGGTGGATTCGCAGGGGCCGCGCACCCGGATTCCGTGGCCGCGCGGCTCCGCCTCAGCCGATCGCCTCGGGCAGCCGCCGCACGCGGTAGCCGGCCTCGATCGTGTTCCCCGTCGCGGGGTCGCCCAGCTCCACGCGCCACTGCCCGGCGAACTGGTTCACGCCCGGCACCATCGGGATCGTCCCCGAGATCAGCACGACGCCCGGCTGGTGCAGCCCGCGCTCGCGCAGCACGTCGAGCCAGTGCTGCGGCGGCAGCAGCTCGGCGAGAGTGCCGTCCTGGATCAGCTCGCCGTCGGCCCAAGCGCGCAGCGTCAGCGAGTCGATCCGGTCCGCGACGTCGTCCAGCCGCCACGCCCGGCGCCCGAGCACGTCCGGCGCCGCGTTCTTGCTCCACGCCACCCCGTGCACCTCCAGCTCCCGGTCGGTGTGGTCGCAGGCGACAGTGAGCAGGGCGCCCTCGGTGGTGATCACCAGCGCCCACTCCGCCTCACCCGAGGTGCGGTCGTGCTGGACGGGGACCTCGTCGGTCTGGCTGGCGAGGTACGGCGCCACCGGGTACAGCGCCGGGGTGACCTTCGGAGCGGGCACGCCCAGCTCGGCCAGCTCGGCGACGTGCGCGGCGACGTCGGCCTGGTCGCGGCCGGCGTACCCGGCGTTGAGCAGCGTGGTCACTTCGGTCGTCACCGTCGCGCCGTCGGGCAGGTCGAAGCTCAGCGTCGGCATGTCGTCCTCCGTTGTTCGGGGTAACCCACTTCTTACCTGCGGGGGCTTGCGCATGCAGGTTGTATACAACGAGTATTACAGCATCGGAGCACCGAAGAGATCAGGATGTGAGCAATGACCTCGGTTACACCGGACGTCGACCGCGCATCGTTGCGCCGGGCCTTCCTGGCGAGCCTGTCCGGGACGTCGCTGGAGTGGTACGACTTCGCCGCCTACTCCGTGGCCGCCGCCACCGTGTTCGGCCACCAGTTCTTCCCGGCCGGTGATCCGCTGGTCAGCACGATGGCCGCGTTCTCCACCTACGCCGTCGGTTACCTGTCCCGCCCGCTCGGCGGGTTCGTCTTCGGCCGCCTCGGCGACGTCCTCGGCCGCAAGCGGGTGCTGGTGACCACGCTGCTGCTCACCGGCATCGCCACCTTCCTCATCGGTGTCCTGCCGACGCACGCCGCGATCGGCGGGGCGGCGGCGGTCCTGCTCGTGCTGCTGCGGTTCGCCCAGGGCGTCGGCATCGGCGGCGAGTGGGGCGGCGCGGTGCTGCTGTCCAGCGAGTTCGGCGATCCGAAGAAGCGCGGGTTCTGGGCATCGGCGGCGCAGGTCGGGCCCCCCGCGGGCAACCTGCTCGCGAACGGCGTGCTGGCGGTGCTCGCCCTGCTGCTGACCGAGGCGCAGTTCGACTCGTGGGGCTGGCGCGTGGCGTTCCTGCTGTCCGCCGTGCTGGTCGCGTTCGGCCTGTGGATCCGGCTCAAGCTGGAGGAGACCCCGGTCTTCAAGCGCATCGCGGAAAGCGGCGAGCGGCCCAGCGCGCCGATCTCCGAGGTGTTCCGCCACGAGTGGCGGGCCCTGCTGGCCGCGATCTTCGTCCGCGTCTGCCCGGACGTGCTGTACGCGCTGTTCACCGTGTTCGTGCTGACCTACATGAAGCAGGAACTGGGCATGACGCGCAGTCAGGGTCTGACTGCGGTGATGATCGGGTCGGCCGGCCAGCTCATCCTGATGCCCGCGTTCGGCGCGCTGTCCGACCGGATGAACCGCCGCCTGCTCTACCTCGTGGCGACGGTGGCGGCCGCTGTCTGGCCGTTCGTGTTCTTCCCGCTGGTCTCCGGCCGCTCGTTCGGCCTGCTGCTGGTCGGGGTCGTCGGCGCGCTGGTCATCCACGCCGCGCTGTACGGACCGCAGGCGGCCCTCATCACCGAGCAGTTCAGCGAACGCCTGCGCTACACCGGCAGCTCGCTGGCCTACACGCTGGCCGGGGTGATCGGCGGTGCCATCGCCCCGCTGCTGTTCACCTCGCTGCTGGCCGGGTTCGGCAGCTGGCTCGCGCTGGCGCTGTACGTGGTGGTGACCGCCGTGGTCAGCATCGTCGGCCTCGCGCTGGCGCGGGAGGCGCGGGACGAGGCTCAGGTCGTCGTCAGCTGATGCTTCAGGGTCCGGGCGTGGTGGTCGTCGATGGCGGCCATCGCCGCCTCGACCTCGCCGTTGGCCAGCGCGGTCACGATGGCCTGGTGCTCACGGACGACCTCGGCGTGCCGGGTCCCGGAGCGGCGCAGCGCGACGAGACCGGCCCGGACCTGCCGGGCTCGCAACGCGGTGTAGGTCCGGCTCAGCATCGCGTTGCCGGCAGCCTCGACGAGCAGCGTGTGGAAGGTGGTGTCCAGCTCGATGAATTCCTTGGCCGAGGCCGGGTCGTCACAGCGCTCCTGCTGTTCGAGGATCTTCTGCATCGCCGGCCAGGGCGCAGTCCCGGCCGCCAGCACCCGCTCGGCCGCGAAGCGCTCGAGCAGATTGCGGAGTTCGACGAGGTCCCGCAGGTCGCGCCCGGTCAACGGGGCGATGTAGGCACCGCGGTTGGGCACCAGCTGCACCAGTTCCTCGGCCGCGAGCTGGAGCAACGCCTCGCGGACCGGGGTGCGCGAGACACCCACGCGTTCGGCGATCTCCTGCTCGCTGATGAATCCGCCCTCGGCGTCCGGCTCGGCCAGCACCGTGTTCTTCAGGTAGTCGTACGCCTTCGCGCGGCCGGACAGCGCGGATTTGCTCGTCGGCATCGGACTCCTTCCATACACACTGTATACAGATCGTACGCGGATTGTGCCCGTGCCGACGAGAACGCCGGGGCGGAGGCCTGATCGAGTGGGCCTCCGCCCCGGCGAGTCGGGGGTAGTGCGCTCAGGTGTCGAGTTCGGCCAGCGCCTGCCGGGCCTGCTCCAGCTCCGCCTCGAGTGCGGCAACCTTGGCCTTCTGCTGCTCGACGGCGGCATTGATCACCTCGTCGATCGGGATCGACAGGTCCTCGTGCAGCTCCTTGGCCGCGCGGGAAACCGCCGAGGCGGGGATCTTGAGCCCCTGGGCAACCCATTTCGAACCGTGCTTGAGTTCCGCCTGCCACTCGCCGTCCGCGGTGCCGGTGACGGTGAGCGTGAGCTCGACGGTGCGGGTCTTCTTCGCCGCGGAGCCCTTCGGGCGGCCGCGCTTGGGCTTGGCCTCTTCGGTTTCAGCGGGAGCGGCTGCGGCTGCGGAGTCGTTCGCGACCGGCGCCGGCGTGACGGGGGTGTCCTGCTCCTGCGGGGTGGTCGTGGTGTCCAAGCTCATCGGTGCTGCGGTCTCCCTCTCGTGGGGTCCGGCTACGTCGGCCCGAAGTGTAGAACAGGCGTTCGATAGCCGCTCGCTGGGGTTGATGCCGGATGATTGTCTCGCGACGTCGGCACCCCGCTGTTCTGGGGACGCGGCGTTGTCACCTGCTAGCCCGGACGGGTGGGACGGGGCGGGGTCGTCCGACCGGGGCGTGGTCGCGCGTCGCGTTACACATTTTTACCCGATCGGGTGTATCTGACCTTTGGTAGCGACCTCGGAAAATGCCACGTTTGCGCAGCTCTCCCACGGCGGTGGCCGTCACCCTTAGGTTTGATCACCTAAGGGGGTCCTGATAGCAATGAGGCCCAAGGTGCACTTGCGGTGCCGCATGTCTTGGGGGAAGCGGCCCGGCCTTGGTCAATTCTTTGTCCGATGTTGATCCTCAAGGATTGTGGTAATGCCCATGACGTGCAGCTCGCGCGCGCAGATGGAATCCGCGCGCCGCGGCCGGCTCCCGGTCCGGCTCCTCGCCGTGGCCGGAGTTTCGACCCTGGCTCTGCTCACCGGAGCGTGCTCCGGCGGCGACAACGGCGACGTGAAGCCCGCCGCGGTGAGCCAGGAAGACCTGACCCAGCTGCCGGAGGCGACGACGTTCGCCACGGTGGCCAACGCCCCGCTCGACCCGCAGCCGACCGGCGGCGCGACGTCGGGCAAGGTGGTCCACCCGAAGGCCGACATCGTCGTGTACGACGGTGTCGGTGGCAAGGCGATCGCGAAACTGCCGTCGATCCAGATGGGATCGCCGACGTGGGTGCCGGTGGTTTCGGAGCAGGGCGAGTGGGCGCAGGTGCTGCTGCCGACCCGGCCCAACGCCGCCTCCGGCTGGATCCACCTCAGCAACGACGCCACCGAGACCGCGCAGAACGACTACGCGATCAACGTGAACCGTGCCGCCTTCACCCTGGAAATCCTGCAGGGCGGCAAGTCGATCGGGAAGTGGACGATCGGCACCGGCAAGCCCGAACACCCGACCCCGGCGGGGCGTGCTTACATCATCGCCTCGATCGAGGAAACGAAGAACACCTACAGCCCGATCGTCCTGCCGCTGAGCTACCACTCGGATTCGCTGGAAACCTTCGGCGGCGGCCCGGGCACGGTGGGCCTGCACACCTGGCGGGACAACAGCTTCTCCGGCCAGGCGAACAGCGACGGCTGCATCCGGGTCCCCTCGGAAGCGCTGACCGAGCTCGTCAAACTGCCGCTCGGCACGATCGTGAACATCACGTGACGCACTGAGCTTCTTCACTCTTCCCGCCGGCGGGCAGATGCACCATGGGGAGCCCGCCGGCGGATCATTTCCGCATTTCCCATTTCACGAAAGGTAATTCCTTGTCCACAAAGAAGGCTGTGGCCGGCGGCGTCGGTCTGCTCGCGACCGCGCTGGCCACTTCGGTTCTGCTCGCGCCGGCCGCCGGGGCGACCGCGCCCACCACGACCACCTCGGCCAACGAGACCGGCGTCAACTCCGCTTACGCGATCGCCGCCAAGGGTCTGCTCGGCGCCGACAAGAGCCCGTACGTCACCGACGCCGAGGGCTTCTCGCAGGAGTCGCTCGCCAAGCTGGACGTGCCGGGCCTGGCGCACGTCCGCCTGCTCAACGCCGCCGCCGGTGCCGGCCGGGCGCGCGCCAGCGTCGCCGACGTGAACATCGGCCTCGGCCTCGGCCGGCCGCTGCTGACCGCTTCCGCGATCGAGGCGACCTGCAAGGACGGCAAGGGCAGCTCCTCGCTGGCCAAGGCTCGGCTGGGTGACGCCACCCTGGACGTCGCCGCGCCGGCGAACACCACCGTCGCCGTGCCGGGCGTGCTCTCGGTCGTGCTGAACAAGCAGGTCAAGCACGACGACGGCTCGATCACCGTCACCGCCATCTCCGTCAAGATCGACAACGTGCAGACGCTCGACCTCGCGTCGGTCACCTGCGTGCCGGGCGACGACCACGACGGTGGCAAGCCGACCACGTCGCCGGGCAAGCCGACCAGCTCGAAGCCGAGCACCAGCGGCCACGCCCCGACGTCGACGAA
The sequence above is a segment of the Amycolatopsis viridis genome. Coding sequences within it:
- a CDS encoding DUF2848 domain-containing protein, whose product is MPTLSFDLPDGATVTTEVTTLLNAGYAGRDQADVAAHVAELAELGVPAPKVTPALYPVAPYLASQTDEVPVQHDRTSGEAEWALVITTEGALLTVACDHTDRELEVHGVAWSKNAAPDVLGRRAWRLDDVADRIDSLTLRAWADGELIQDGTLAELLPPQHWLDVLRERGLHQPGVVLISGTIPMVPGVNQFAGQWRVELGDPATGNTIEAGYRVRRLPEAIG
- a CDS encoding MFS transporter gives rise to the protein MTSVTPDVDRASLRRAFLASLSGTSLEWYDFAAYSVAAATVFGHQFFPAGDPLVSTMAAFSTYAVGYLSRPLGGFVFGRLGDVLGRKRVLVTTLLLTGIATFLIGVLPTHAAIGGAAAVLLVLLRFAQGVGIGGEWGGAVLLSSEFGDPKKRGFWASAAQVGPPAGNLLANGVLAVLALLLTEAQFDSWGWRVAFLLSAVLVAFGLWIRLKLEETPVFKRIAESGERPSAPISEVFRHEWRALLAAIFVRVCPDVLYALFTVFVLTYMKQELGMTRSQGLTAVMIGSAGQLILMPAFGALSDRMNRRLLYLVATVAAAVWPFVFFPLVSGRSFGLLLVGVVGALVIHAALYGPQAALITEQFSERLRYTGSSLAYTLAGVIGGAIAPLLFTSLLAGFGSWLALALYVVVTAVVSIVGLALAREARDEAQVVVS
- a CDS encoding GntR family transcriptional regulator, producing the protein MPTSKSALSGRAKAYDYLKNTVLAEPDAEGGFISEQEIAERVGVSRTPVREALLQLAAEELVQLVPNRGAYIAPLTGRDLRDLVELRNLLERFAAERVLAAGTAPWPAMQKILEQQERCDDPASAKEFIELDTTFHTLLVEAAGNAMLSRTYTALRARQVRAGLVALRRSGTRHAEVVREHQAIVTALANGEVEAAMAAIDDHHARTLKHQLTTT
- a CDS encoding DUF6319 family protein: MSLDTTTTPQEQDTPVTPAPVANDSAAAAAPAETEEAKPKRGRPKGSAAKKTRTVELTLTVTGTADGEWQAELKHGSKWVAQGLKIPASAVSRAAKELHEDLSIPIDEVINAAVEQQKAKVAALEAELEQARQALAELDT
- a CDS encoding L,D-transpeptidase — encoded protein: MPMTCSSRAQMESARRGRLPVRLLAVAGVSTLALLTGACSGGDNGDVKPAAVSQEDLTQLPEATTFATVANAPLDPQPTGGATSGKVVHPKADIVVYDGVGGKAIAKLPSIQMGSPTWVPVVSEQGEWAQVLLPTRPNAASGWIHLSNDATETAQNDYAINVNRAAFTLEILQGGKSIGKWTIGTGKPEHPTPAGRAYIIASIEETKNTYSPIVLPLSYHSDSLETFGGGPGTVGLHTWRDNSFSGQANSDGCIRVPSEALTELVKLPLGTIVNIT
- a CDS encoding choice-of-anchor P family protein, with protein sequence MSTKKAVAGGVGLLATALATSVLLAPAAGATAPTTTTSANETGVNSAYAIAAKGLLGADKSPYVTDAEGFSQESLAKLDVPGLAHVRLLNAAAGAGRARASVADVNIGLGLGRPLLTASAIEATCKDGKGSSSLAKARLGDATLDVAAPANTTVAVPGVLSVVLNKQVKHDDGSITVTAISVKIDNVQTLDLASVTCVPGDDHDGGKPTTSPGKPTSSKPSTSGHAPTSTKTSSGGGAGAGAGDKPDANGKAPRPTPVKAHLDVTG